A stretch of the Streptomyces ortus genome encodes the following:
- a CDS encoding SGNH/GDSL hydrolase family protein, with protein sequence MARFRTRLALLGSAAALAAGALVPAQFAGAQPAAAADRQWVALGDSYSAGVIQAAGDLFEYPRDGCDRTDRSYPQVIDRDLGSLFDLTNVTCGAATVENVTDTPQYPIGRHLPPLSEDPDYPFPPVPPQSAAVGPGTDVITVGVGGNSVGFGELLAQCTQLGGESGGDGSPCREALADGVPARLNRVGEEYDRMLTVLHERAPHAKILTVGYPTIVPGDTGKCGYGDLTKFGTITRGDLDWLRQDVLEPLNRTIERSTGTQEAATFVDLYDSSRDHSVCDDAKWVEGFVTLPDQLSFVHPNALGHRNAADHVEEAMLNSLG encoded by the coding sequence GTGGCTCGCTTCCGTACTCGACTGGCCCTGCTCGGCTCGGCCGCAGCTCTCGCCGCAGGCGCCCTTGTCCCCGCGCAGTTCGCCGGGGCACAGCCCGCCGCCGCCGCGGACCGCCAGTGGGTCGCCCTCGGTGACTCCTACAGCGCCGGGGTCATCCAGGCCGCCGGCGACCTCTTCGAGTACCCCCGGGACGGCTGCGACCGCACCGACCGGTCCTATCCCCAGGTCATCGACCGCGACCTCGGTTCGCTCTTCGACCTGACCAATGTCACCTGCGGCGCCGCCACCGTCGAGAATGTCACCGACACGCCCCAGTACCCGATCGGCCGTCACCTGCCGCCCCTCTCCGAGGACCCGGACTACCCGTTCCCCCCGGTACCTCCGCAGTCCGCCGCGGTGGGCCCCGGCACCGACGTGATCACCGTCGGCGTGGGCGGCAACAGCGTCGGCTTCGGCGAGCTTCTCGCGCAGTGCACGCAGCTGGGCGGCGAGAGCGGCGGGGACGGCAGCCCGTGCAGGGAGGCGCTCGCCGACGGCGTACCGGCCCGGCTGAACAGGGTGGGCGAGGAGTACGATCGCATGCTCACCGTGCTGCACGAGCGCGCCCCGCACGCGAAGATCCTGACCGTCGGCTACCCCACCATCGTCCCCGGGGACACCGGCAAGTGCGGCTACGGCGACCTGACGAAGTTCGGCACCATCACCCGGGGCGACCTTGACTGGCTGCGTCAGGACGTCCTGGAACCGCTCAACCGGACCATCGAGAGGTCGACCGGCACTCAGGAGGCCGCGACCTTCGTCGACCTCTACGACTCATCCCGTGACCACAGCGTCTGCGACGACGCCAAGTGGGTCGAGGGCTTCGTCACTCTTCCCGACCAGCTGTCCTTCGTCCACCCCAACGCCCTCGGCCACCGCAACGCGGCCGACCATGTCGAAGAGGCGATGCTGAACAGCCTCGGCTGA
- a CDS encoding GTP-binding protein, with protein MDFASSSGGPSRSTTSAKIVVAGGFGVGKTTFVGAVSEINPLRTEAVMTSASAGIDDLTHTGDKTTTTVAMDFGRITLDQDLILYLFGTPGQDRFWFMWDDLVRGAIGAIVLVDTRRLADCFPAVDYFENSGLPFVIALNGFDGSQPYNPDEVREALQIGPDTPIITTDARHRADAKSALITLVEHALMARLR; from the coding sequence GTGGACTTCGCAAGCTCTAGCGGAGGGCCTTCCCGCTCCACCACGTCCGCGAAGATCGTGGTGGCGGGCGGCTTCGGCGTGGGCAAGACCACGTTCGTCGGGGCCGTCTCGGAGATCAACCCGCTGCGTACCGAGGCCGTGATGACGTCCGCTTCGGCGGGCATCGACGACCTCACCCACACCGGGGACAAGACCACCACGACGGTGGCCATGGACTTCGGCCGTATCACCCTGGACCAGGACCTGATCCTGTACCTCTTCGGTACGCCCGGCCAGGACCGCTTCTGGTTCATGTGGGACGACCTGGTACGCGGCGCGATCGGCGCGATCGTGCTCGTGGACACCCGCCGCCTCGCCGACTGCTTCCCGGCGGTCGACTACTTCGAGAACAGCGGACTGCCGTTCGTCATCGCCCTCAACGGCTTCGACGGCAGCCAGCCGTACAACCCGGACGAGGTCCGCGAGGCCCTGCAGATCGGCCCCGACACCCCGATCATCACGACGGACGCGCGGCATCGCGCCGACGCGAAGTCGGCGCTGATCACGCTGGTGGAGCACGCGCTGATGGCGCGGCTGCGGTAG
- a CDS encoding DUF742 domain-containing protein, with protein sequence MATPPGGSSSGNWSYGPGQGQGGDGSPNRYNFPSAPSPRRQQPYSPQGPGPSPYDQPSAPRIQPVQPQRRSPEPSPAGSASNPLVRPYAMTGGRTRPRYQLAIEALVHTTAQPHQMQGQLPEHQRICNLCREIKSVAEISALLTIPLGVARILVADLAEAGLVAIHQPGGDENAGGQPDVTLLERVLSGLRKL encoded by the coding sequence GTGGCAACACCCCCAGGCGGTTCGTCTTCGGGCAACTGGTCCTACGGCCCCGGCCAGGGCCAGGGCGGCGACGGTTCGCCGAACCGTTACAACTTCCCCTCCGCACCGAGCCCCCGACGCCAGCAGCCGTACTCTCCCCAGGGTCCGGGTCCCTCTCCTTACGACCAGCCGTCGGCGCCGCGCATCCAGCCCGTGCAGCCGCAGCGGCGCTCGCCCGAACCGTCCCCCGCGGGGAGCGCCAGCAATCCGCTGGTCCGCCCCTACGCGATGACGGGCGGCCGTACCAGGCCGCGATACCAGCTCGCCATCGAGGCGCTGGTGCACACCACAGCGCAGCCGCACCAGATGCAGGGCCAGTTGCCCGAGCATCAGCGCATCTGCAACCTCTGCCGAGAGATCAAGTCGGTGGCCGAGATCTCGGCCCTGCTGACGATCCCTCTCGGTGTGGCCAGGATCCTTGTCGCCGACTTGGCGGAGGCGGGCCTGGTCGCCATTCATCAGCCCGGCGGCGACGAGAACGCCGGCGGTCAGCCAGACGTGACTTTGCTCGAAAGGGTGCTCAGTGGACTTCGCAAGCTCTAG
- a CDS encoding roadblock/LC7 domain-containing protein — translation MSQAAQNLNWLITNFVDNTPGVSHTVVVSADGLLLAMSDGFPRDRADQLAAVASGLTSLTAGASRIFEGGQVNQTVVEMERGFLFLMSISDGSSLAVLAHPEADIGLVGYEMALLVDRAGTVLTPDLRAELQGSLLN, via the coding sequence ATGAGCCAGGCGGCACAGAACCTGAACTGGTTGATCACCAACTTCGTGGACAACACCCCCGGGGTGTCCCACACCGTGGTGGTCTCCGCCGACGGACTCCTTCTGGCGATGTCCGACGGTTTCCCGCGTGACCGTGCCGACCAGCTGGCGGCCGTCGCGTCGGGCCTGACCTCACTCACCGCGGGCGCGTCCCGCATCTTCGAAGGCGGGCAGGTGAATCAGACGGTTGTGGAGATGGAGCGGGGATTCCTCTTCCTCATGTCCATTTCCGACGGTTCCTCGCTCGCGGTTCTCGCACATCCGGAAGCGGACATCGGTCTCGTTGGGTACGAGATGGCCCTTCTGGTCGATCGTGCCGGTACGGTCCTCACGCCGGATCTGCGTGCCGAGCTTCAGGGGAGCCTTCTCAACTAG
- a CDS encoding sensor histidine kinase has protein sequence MRRSKNGPEPSARGNFTPPPRGAAPAHVPGSEPTAPPPSGGGRLSPRNWRVPTRLNAILLIPVVVGLVMGGFQVKSSIDTWREAEDAENTARLVRAALTYGDKLYSERDITAAPLLEGKGEKDATVVKARRETDAAAVAFNEAAKNMPAKAGLERRLGIFREQEPKLTALRAAAYTSKLKGVETEEGYVEIQHPLMEFANELGLGTGNITSYGRTVYAISLSKAALSLQRSIGTHLLIKPGPSEESLAKQRVALTSYAYLEGIAVEEYIGGGTESDAAKLEQAKKRIQTEGAAQAKEAAEAAAARGQTYVPPPSGDTAMVSGIGTLATTDASARVALADKGITAQNWWAVNTAKYNAYRTIEADLGDKAVSEASTIASDAKRDAFITGAAVVIALLAAFILAGMVARQMSRSMRQLRNAAFGVAEQRLPMLVDQLSRTDPGRVDTRVQPIPINTTDEIGEVARAFDQVHREAVRLAAEQALLRGNINAIFTNLSRRNQSLIEGQLTLITDLENNEADPDQLENLFRLDHLATRMRRNGENLLVLAGEEPGRRWDQPVPLVDVLRAASSEVEQYERIELSGVPEAEIHGRAVTDLVHLLAELLENATTFSSPQTKVRVTATRLPDGRIMVEIHDKGIGLTAEDFADINHKLANPPTVDAAISQRMGLFVVGRLSDRHGIRVQLRPSGEQAGTTSLVMLPDAITHGGGGDYQVQRDDFTVSQIIPGPEQQQPSPFGGEEFQSAQPALRTAAELGFDDSRYNPEVPDDIRELDPVGRSLMREERRAALEAQTHDPEAEAPSFQGEFDPQQAYENGGQGYENGQPAFDDTAAAYTETPAYTDAPAYDQQTSYEGQQQTSYDETYFPQAGGYQEGAYAEPGQGGQQPDPAAGQEAFPPFQEQPYQDDWPEQDAYTNGFPAEYAPQAESAQTAEAAGPDSVGFDAPGPVSSGAPELTDAGLPRRGTTDAGLPRRGATAVGKQSAGQESPAPFANNDSNGGGSNGTGGKGDWRSNNDQMWHRAEALKQPKAGGVTSSGLPRRVPKANLVEGTAESTPQGGPQVSRAPEDVRGRLSNLRRGVQRGRDASSETNGQASRNQHGGPDSTYNQER, from the coding sequence GTGAGGCGAAGCAAGAACGGTCCCGAGCCGTCGGCACGGGGCAACTTCACCCCGCCGCCGCGCGGAGCGGCACCCGCACATGTGCCCGGCTCGGAGCCGACGGCCCCACCCCCCTCCGGCGGGGGCCGTCTTTCTCCGCGTAACTGGCGCGTACCGACCAGACTGAATGCCATCCTGCTCATACCCGTGGTCGTCGGCCTCGTCATGGGCGGCTTCCAGGTGAAGAGCTCGATCGACACCTGGCGGGAGGCCGAGGACGCGGAGAACACCGCGCGCCTGGTCCGCGCCGCCCTGACCTACGGCGACAAGCTGTACTCCGAGCGCGACATCACGGCCGCCCCCCTGCTGGAGGGCAAGGGCGAGAAGGACGCGACCGTCGTCAAGGCCCGCCGTGAGACCGACGCCGCGGCCGTCGCCTTCAACGAGGCCGCCAAGAACATGCCGGCCAAGGCCGGACTCGAACGCCGGCTCGGAATCTTCCGTGAGCAGGAACCCAAGCTCACCGCCCTGCGCGCCGCCGCGTACACCTCCAAGCTCAAGGGCGTGGAGACCGAAGAGGGTTACGTCGAGATCCAGCACCCGCTGATGGAGTTCGCCAACGAACTCGGTCTGGGCACCGGAAACATCACCAGCTACGGCCGTACGGTCTACGCGATCTCCCTCTCCAAGGCCGCTCTCTCGCTCCAGCGCTCCATCGGCACCCATCTGCTGATCAAGCCGGGGCCCTCCGAGGAGAGCCTGGCCAAGCAGCGCGTCGCCCTCACCTCGTACGCCTACCTCGAAGGCATCGCCGTCGAGGAGTACATCGGCGGTGGTACGGAGAGCGACGCCGCCAAGCTGGAGCAGGCCAAGAAGCGGATCCAGACCGAGGGCGCGGCGCAGGCCAAGGAGGCCGCGGAGGCCGCCGCGGCCCGTGGGCAGACGTATGTCCCGCCGCCGTCCGGCGACACCGCCATGGTCAGCGGTATCGGCACCCTCGCGACGACCGACGCCAGTGCCCGGGTGGCGCTCGCCGACAAGGGCATCACCGCCCAGAACTGGTGGGCGGTCAACACCGCCAAGTACAACGCCTACCGCACCATCGAGGCGGACCTCGGCGACAAGGCCGTGTCCGAGGCCTCGACCATCGCCTCCGACGCCAAGCGTGACGCCTTCATCACCGGTGCCGCGGTCGTCATCGCCCTGCTCGCCGCCTTCATCCTGGCCGGCATGGTGGCCCGCCAGATGAGCCGCTCGATGCGCCAGCTGCGCAACGCTGCCTTCGGCGTGGCCGAGCAGCGCCTGCCGATGCTGGTCGACCAGCTCTCGCGCACCGACCCGGGCCGGGTGGACACCCGTGTCCAGCCCATCCCGATCAACACCACGGACGAGATCGGCGAGGTCGCCCGCGCCTTCGACCAGGTCCACCGCGAGGCCGTCCGGCTCGCCGCCGAGCAGGCGCTCCTGCGGGGCAACATCAACGCGATCTTCACCAACCTGTCGCGCCGCAACCAGTCCCTGATCGAGGGCCAGCTGACCCTCATCACCGACCTGGAGAACAACGAGGCCGATCCGGACCAGCTGGAGAACCTCTTCCGCCTGGACCACCTCGCGACCCGTATGCGCCGCAACGGCGAGAACCTCCTGGTCCTCGCCGGCGAGGAGCCGGGCCGCCGCTGGGACCAGCCGGTCCCGCTGGTCGACGTGCTGCGTGCCGCCTCCTCCGAGGTGGAGCAGTACGAGCGCATCGAGCTGTCCGGTGTGCCGGAGGCCGAGATCCACGGCCGTGCCGTCACCGACCTCGTGCACCTGCTCGCCGAGCTGCTGGAGAACGCCACCACGTTCTCGTCCCCGCAGACCAAGGTCCGCGTCACCGCGACCCGGCTGCCGGACGGCCGCATCATGGTCGAGATCCACGACAAGGGCATCGGCCTCACCGCCGAGGACTTCGCGGACATCAACCACAAGCTGGCCAACCCGCCGACCGTGGACGCCGCGATCTCGCAGCGCATGGGCCTGTTCGTGGTCGGCCGGCTGTCCGACCGGCACGGCATCCGCGTCCAGCTGCGCCCCTCGGGCGAGCAGGCCGGCACGACCTCGCTCGTCATGCTCCCCGACGCCATCACCCACGGTGGCGGCGGCGACTACCAGGTGCAGCGCGACGACTTCACGGTCTCGCAGATCATCCCGGGGCCCGAGCAGCAGCAGCCGTCGCCCTTCGGGGGCGAGGAGTTCCAGAGCGCCCAGCCTGCCCTGCGCACGGCCGCCGAACTGGGCTTCGACGACAGCCGCTACAACCCCGAGGTCCCGGACGACATACGTGAGCTGGACCCGGTGGGCCGCTCCCTCATGCGGGAGGAGCGCCGCGCGGCGCTGGAGGCCCAGACGCACGACCCCGAGGCCGAGGCTCCGTCCTTCCAGGGCGAGTTCGACCCGCAGCAGGCCTACGAGAACGGCGGCCAGGGGTACGAGAACGGGCAGCCCGCGTTCGACGACACGGCGGCGGCATACACCGAGACGCCCGCGTACACCGACGCTCCCGCCTACGACCAGCAGACGTCGTACGAGGGACAGCAGCAGACGTCGTACGACGAGACGTACTTCCCGCAGGCCGGCGGCTATCAGGAAGGTGCCTACGCGGAGCCGGGCCAGGGCGGGCAGCAGCCGGACCCGGCCGCAGGGCAGGAGGCGTTCCCGCCCTTCCAGGAGCAGCCCTACCAGGACGACTGGCCGGAGCAGGACGCGTACACGAACGGCTTCCCCGCCGAGTACGCTCCCCAGGCCGAGTCCGCGCAGACCGCTGAGGCGGCCGGGCCGGACAGCGTAGGCTTCGATGCTCCGGGACCGGTTTCCTCCGGCGCCCCCGAGCTCACCGACGCCGGGCTTCCGCGCCGCGGAACCACCGACGCCGGACTTCCCCGCCGCGGAGCCACCGCGGTCGGCAAGCAGTCCGCGGGCCAGGAGTCACCGGCACCCTTCGCGAACAACGACAGCAACGGCGGCGGCAGCAACGGCACCGGCGGCAAGGGCGACTGGCGGTCGAACAACGACCAGATGTGGCACCGGGCCGAAGCGCTGAAGCAGCCCAAGGCGGGCGGGGTCACCTCCTCCGGCCTGCCGCGGCGGGTACCCAAGGCCAATCTGGTCGAGGGCACCGCGGAATCGACCCCACAGGGCGGCCCCCAGGTCTCCCGCGCTCCCGAGGACGTCCGGGGCAGGCTGAGCAACCTGCGTCGCGGCGTGCAGCGGGGCCGAGATGCAAGCAGTGAAACGAACGGTCAGGCCTCCAGGAACCAGCATGGTGGTCCTGACAGCACCTACAACCAGGAGCGTTAG
- a CDS encoding GTP-binding protein, whose amino-acid sequence MDFASSDGGRATTSAKIVVAGGFGVGKTTFVGAVSEINPLRTEAVMTSASAGIDDLTHTGDKTTTTVAMDFGRITLDQDLILYLFGTPGQDRFWFMWDDLVRGAIGAVVLVDTRRLADCFPAVDYFENSGLPFVIALNGFDGHQPYTPEEVREALQIGPDAPIITTDARHRSDAKSALITLVEHALMARLR is encoded by the coding sequence GTGGACTTCGCAAGCTCTGACGGAGGGCGGGCGACCACCTCCGCGAAGATCGTAGTGGCGGGTGGTTTCGGCGTCGGCAAGACCACGTTCGTGGGTGCCGTCTCCGAGATCAACCCGCTGCGCACCGAGGCCGTGATGACGTCCGCGAGCGCCGGCATCGACGACCTCACCCACACCGGAGACAAGACCACCACCACGGTGGCCATGGACTTCGGCCGTATCACCCTGGACCAGGACCTGATCCTGTACCTCTTCGGTACACCGGGTCAGGACCGCTTCTGGTTCATGTGGGACGACCTGGTGCGCGGCGCGATCGGCGCCGTGGTGCTGGTCGACACCCGCCGCCTGGCCGACTGCTTCCCGGCGGTCGACTACTTCGAGAACAGCGGACTGCCGTTCGTCATCGCCCTCAACGGCTTCGACGGGCATCAGCCCTACACTCCCGAAGAGGTTCGCGAGGCTCTGCAGATCGGGCCCGACGCCCCGATCATCACGACGGACGCCCGCCATCGTTCGGACGCCAAGAGTGCTCTGATCACGCTCGTCGAGCACGCCTTGATGGCGCGCCTGCGGTAG
- a CDS encoding DUF742 domain-containing protein has product MTPPTASHDPYAHSYEDEGDQPLVRPYAMTGGRTRPRYQLAIEALISTTADPAALMGLLPEHQRICHLCREVKSVAEVSALLSMPLGVARILVADLAEAGLVAIHQPGGDESNGGAPAVTLLERVLSGLRKL; this is encoded by the coding sequence ATGACCCCGCCCACCGCTTCTCATGATCCGTACGCTCATTCGTACGAGGATGAGGGCGACCAGCCGCTGGTACGTCCGTACGCGATGACCGGCGGCCGGACCCGGCCGCGCTACCAGCTCGCCATAGAGGCACTGATCAGCACCACGGCCGATCCGGCAGCGCTCATGGGGCTGCTCCCCGAGCACCAGCGGATCTGCCACCTCTGCCGTGAAGTCAAGTCGGTGGCCGAGGTCTCGGCTCTGCTCTCCATGCCCCTGGGCGTGGCACGGATTCTTGTCGCGGACCTCGCGGAAGCCGGACTCGTCGCGATCCACCAGCCCGGTGGCGACGAGAGCAATGGTGGCGCCCCGGCCGTGACACTGCTCGAAAGGGTGCTCAGTGGACTTCGCAAGCTCTGA
- a CDS encoding roadblock/LC7 domain-containing protein produces the protein MSQAAQNLNWLITNFVDNTPGVSHTVVVSADGLLLAMSEGFPRDRADQLAAVASGLTSLTAGASRIFEGGTVAQTVVEMERGFLFLMSISDGSSLAVLSHPDCDIGLVGYEMALLVDRAGAVLTPDLRAELQGSLLH, from the coding sequence ATGAGCCAGGCGGCACAGAACCTCAACTGGTTGATCACCAACTTCGTTGACAACACCCCCGGGGTGTCCCACACCGTCGTCGTTTCCGCCGACGGACTCCTTCTGGCGATGTCCGAGGGCTTCCCGCGCGACCGCGCCGACCAGCTCGCGGCCGTCGCCTCCGGACTCACGTCCCTGACCGCCGGTGCCTCACGCATCTTCGAGGGCGGCACAGTGGCCCAGACGGTCGTCGAGATGGAACGGGGTTTCCTCTTCCTGATGTCCATCTCGGACGGGTCCTCCCTCGCTGTCCTGTCCCACCCGGACTGCGACATCGGCCTCGTCGGCTACGAGATGGCTCTGCTGGTGGACCGTGCGGGCGCAGTGCTCACACCGGATCTGCGGGCAGAGCTCCAGGGCAGCCTGCTCCACTAG